The Anolis carolinensis isolate JA03-04 chromosome 2, rAnoCar3.1.pri, whole genome shotgun sequence genome has a window encoding:
- the LOC100565426 gene encoding neurotrophin receptor-interacting factor 1 isoform X2, translated as MLLTLHPRTKVWLEERKRMEELNPASLQQEQRAAREGGKAGSMVHSEHVTEGPTWKTLEEGKDLPGQRMEQCWEAQWQEFLETLQSPSWAWGSLPPAEETPWDEAKAFLASFEQVAKACRWPKEEWAARLLPALSGDAEQAFRSLEAGDREDYGKVKAAILRAEALRAEQQRQHFRQFCCQEVGDLRSVYSQVQELCSRWLKPERRSKEQILELLVLEQFLASLPQDLQGWIRGGGPETCSQAVALAEDFLLKRQQEAGSARCQGLSQDVCVGSLEAKGKTPDSAHRQIYEEAKPVKDTEIPLLGGGIKGPSPCISVFPPEVRQKLGWMR; from the exons ATGCTCTTGACTCTTCATCCAAGAACAAAAGTTTGGCTTGAAGAGAGGAAGAGGATGGAGGAGCTGAATCCCGCAAGTCTGCAGCAGGAACAAAGAGcagcaagagaaggagggaaagccGGAAGCATGGTTCATTCTGAACACGTGACCGAGGGGCCAACATGGAAAACGCTGGAAGAAGGCAAGGACCTTCCAGGTCAAAGGATGGAGCAGTGCTGGGAAGCCCAATGGCAGGAGTTCCTGGAAACCCTCCAGTCGCCTTCCTGGGCATGGGGAAGCCTTCCGCCGGCAGAGGAAACGCCGTGGGACGAGGCCAAGGCCTTCCTGGCCTCCTTCGAGCAAGTGGCCAAAGCCTGTCGGTGGCCAAAGGAAGAGTGGGCGGCCCGGCTGCTGCCTGCCTTGAGCGGAGATGCAGAGCAGGCCTTTCGGAGCCTGGAAGCCGGAGACAGGGAGGATTATGGGAAAGTGAAGGCGGCCATCTTGAGAGCAGAGGCCCTGAGAGCGGAGCAGCAGCGCCAGCATTTTCGGCAGTTCTGCTGCCAAGAGGTCGGGGATCTGCGAAGTGTTTACAGCCAAGTTCAGGAGCTTTGCAGTCggtggctgaagccagagagaCGCAGCAAGGAGCAGATCCTGGAGCTGCTGGTCTTGGAGCAATTCCTGGCCAGTCTTCCCCAAGACCTGCAAGGATGGATCCGAGGCGGAGGGCCGgagacctgttcccaggctgTGGCCCTGGCAGAGGACTTCCTCCTCAAGAGACAGCAAGAGGCCGGTTCCGCCAGGTGCCAG GGACTGTCGCAGGATGTGTGTGTTGGTTCCCTGGAGGCGAAAGGGAAAACACCAGATTCTGCTCACAGACAGATCTATGAAGAAGCCAAGCCAGTGAAAGATACTGAGATCCCTTTGCTAG GTGGTGGAATCAAAGGCCCAAGTCCTTGCATTTCAGTGTTTCCTCCTGAAGTAAGACAGAAGCTGGGCTGGATGAG GTGA
- the LOC100565426 gene encoding uncharacterized protein LOC100565426 isoform X1, which translates to MLLTLHPRTKVWLEERKRMEELNPASLQQEQRAAREGGKAGSMVHSEHVTEGPTWKTLEEGKDLPGQRMEQCWEAQWQEFLETLQSPSWAWGSLPPAEETPWDEAKAFLASFEQVAKACRWPKEEWAARLLPALSGDAEQAFRSLEAGDREDYGKVKAAILRAEALRAEQQRQHFRQFCCQEVGDLRSVYSQVQELCSRWLKPERRSKEQILELLVLEQFLASLPQDLQGWIRGGGPETCSQAVALAEDFLLKRQQEAGSARCQGLSQDVCVGSLEAKGKTPDSAHRQIYEEAKPVKDTEIPLLGGGIKGPSPCISVFPPEVRQKLGWMRVCWTAEPESSLCTGLNRCSPSQANRPSSGKSCRRRAETPSR; encoded by the exons ATGCTCTTGACTCTTCATCCAAGAACAAAAGTTTGGCTTGAAGAGAGGAAGAGGATGGAGGAGCTGAATCCCGCAAGTCTGCAGCAGGAACAAAGAGcagcaagagaaggagggaaagccGGAAGCATGGTTCATTCTGAACACGTGACCGAGGGGCCAACATGGAAAACGCTGGAAGAAGGCAAGGACCTTCCAGGTCAAAGGATGGAGCAGTGCTGGGAAGCCCAATGGCAGGAGTTCCTGGAAACCCTCCAGTCGCCTTCCTGGGCATGGGGAAGCCTTCCGCCGGCAGAGGAAACGCCGTGGGACGAGGCCAAGGCCTTCCTGGCCTCCTTCGAGCAAGTGGCCAAAGCCTGTCGGTGGCCAAAGGAAGAGTGGGCGGCCCGGCTGCTGCCTGCCTTGAGCGGAGATGCAGAGCAGGCCTTTCGGAGCCTGGAAGCCGGAGACAGGGAGGATTATGGGAAAGTGAAGGCGGCCATCTTGAGAGCAGAGGCCCTGAGAGCGGAGCAGCAGCGCCAGCATTTTCGGCAGTTCTGCTGCCAAGAGGTCGGGGATCTGCGAAGTGTTTACAGCCAAGTTCAGGAGCTTTGCAGTCggtggctgaagccagagagaCGCAGCAAGGAGCAGATCCTGGAGCTGCTGGTCTTGGAGCAATTCCTGGCCAGTCTTCCCCAAGACCTGCAAGGATGGATCCGAGGCGGAGGGCCGgagacctgttcccaggctgTGGCCCTGGCAGAGGACTTCCTCCTCAAGAGACAGCAAGAGGCCGGTTCCGCCAGGTGCCAG GGACTGTCGCAGGATGTGTGTGTTGGTTCCCTGGAGGCGAAAGGGAAAACACCAGATTCTGCTCACAGACAGATCTATGAAGAAGCCAAGCCAGTGAAAGATACTGAGATCCCTTTGCTAG GTGGTGGAATCAAAGGCCCAAGTCCTTGCATTTCAGTGTTTCCTCCTGAAGTAAGACAGAAGCTGGGCTGGATGAG GGTCTGCTGGACTGCAGAGCCAGAGTCGTCTCTTTGCACAGGGTTGAACAGATGTTCTCCCAGCCAGGCCAACAGACCATCTTCTGGCAAGTCCTGCAGGAGGAGGGCAGAAACACCCAGCCGTTAA
- the LOC100565426 gene encoding neurotrophin receptor-interacting factor 1 isoform X3 — MLLTLHPRTKVWLEERKRMEELNPASLQQEQRAAREGGKAGSMVHSEHVTEGPTWKTLEEGKDLPGQRMEQCWEAQWQEFLETLQSPSWAWGSLPPAEETPWDEAKAFLASFEQVAKACRWPKEEWAARLLPALSGDAEQAFRSLEAGDREDYGKVKAAILRAEALRAEQQRQHFRQFCCQEVGDLRSVYSQVQELCSRWLKPERRSKEQILELLVLEQFLASLPQDLQGWIRGGGPETCSQAVALAEDFLLKRQQEAGSARCQVVESKAQVLAFQCFLLK; from the exons ATGCTCTTGACTCTTCATCCAAGAACAAAAGTTTGGCTTGAAGAGAGGAAGAGGATGGAGGAGCTGAATCCCGCAAGTCTGCAGCAGGAACAAAGAGcagcaagagaaggagggaaagccGGAAGCATGGTTCATTCTGAACACGTGACCGAGGGGCCAACATGGAAAACGCTGGAAGAAGGCAAGGACCTTCCAGGTCAAAGGATGGAGCAGTGCTGGGAAGCCCAATGGCAGGAGTTCCTGGAAACCCTCCAGTCGCCTTCCTGGGCATGGGGAAGCCTTCCGCCGGCAGAGGAAACGCCGTGGGACGAGGCCAAGGCCTTCCTGGCCTCCTTCGAGCAAGTGGCCAAAGCCTGTCGGTGGCCAAAGGAAGAGTGGGCGGCCCGGCTGCTGCCTGCCTTGAGCGGAGATGCAGAGCAGGCCTTTCGGAGCCTGGAAGCCGGAGACAGGGAGGATTATGGGAAAGTGAAGGCGGCCATCTTGAGAGCAGAGGCCCTGAGAGCGGAGCAGCAGCGCCAGCATTTTCGGCAGTTCTGCTGCCAAGAGGTCGGGGATCTGCGAAGTGTTTACAGCCAAGTTCAGGAGCTTTGCAGTCggtggctgaagccagagagaCGCAGCAAGGAGCAGATCCTGGAGCTGCTGGTCTTGGAGCAATTCCTGGCCAGTCTTCCCCAAGACCTGCAAGGATGGATCCGAGGCGGAGGGCCGgagacctgttcccaggctgTGGCCCTGGCAGAGGACTTCCTCCTCAAGAGACAGCAAGAGGCCGGTTCCGCCAGGTGCCAG GTGGTGGAATCAAAGGCCCAAGTCCTTGCATTTCAGTGTTTCCTCCTGAAGTAA
- the LOC103278089 gene encoding zinc finger and SCAN domain-containing protein 16 isoform X2, which produces MLKPNPASLQLEQGTPREGGKARSRVQPKYMTKGPMWKVPEESNELPGQRMYQCQEAQRQKFLKTLQLRSWAWGSLPPAEEMPWDEAKAFLSSFEQVAKACWWPEEEWVARLLPALSGEAEQAFWSLEARDREDYGKVKAAILRAEALRAELQRQHFRQFCCQEVKDPRRVYSQVQELCSRWLKPERRSKEQILELLVLEQFLASLPQDLQGWIRGGGPETCSQAVALAEDFLLKRQQEAGSARWQGPLQDVCVGSLEAEGTSPDAAQGQIYEEAKRVKDVEIPLLGGGIKGPSPSISVFPRDGQVKTEAGLGAEAAEDLDVRPSFWLILGYELI; this is translated from the exons ATGCTGAAGCCAAATCCCGCAAGTCTGCAGCTGGAACAAGGAACgccaagagaaggagggaaagccaGAAGTAGGGTTCAGCCCAAATACATGACCAAGGGTCCAATGTGGAAAGTGCCAGAAGAAAGCAACGAGCTTCCAGGTCAAAGGATGTACCAGTGCCAGGAAGCCCAAAGGCAGAAGTTCTTGAAGACCCTCCAGTTGCGTTCCTGGGCATGGGGAAGCCTTCCACCGGCAGAGGAGATGCCGTGGGACGAGGCCAAGGCCTTCCTGTCCTCCTTCGAGCAAGTGGCCAAAGCCTGTTGGTGGCCAGAGGAAGAGTGGGTGGCCCGGCTGTTGCCCGCATTGAGCGGAGAAGCAGAGCAGGCCTTTTGGAGCCTGGAAGCCAGAGACAGGGAGGATTATGGGAAAGTGAAGGCGGCCATCTTAAGAGCGGAGGCCCTGAGAGCGGAGCTGCAGCGCCAGCATTTCCGGCAGTTCTGCTGCCAAGAGGTCAAGGACCCACGAAGGGTTTACAGCCAAGTCCAGGAGCTTTGCAGTCGGTGGCTGAAGCCGGAGAGACGCAGCAAGGAGCAGATCCTGGAGCTGCTGGTCCTGGAGCAATTCCTGGCCAGTCTTCCCCAAGACCTGCAAGGATGGATCCGAGGCGGAGGGccagagacctgttcccaggctgTGGCCCTGGCAGAGGACTTCCTCCTCAAGAGACAGCAAGAGGCCGGTTCCGCCAGGTGGCAG GGACCGTTGCAGGATGTGTGTGTTGGTTCCCTGGAGGCAGAAGGGACATCGCCAGATGCTGCTCAGGGACAGATCTATGAAGAAGCCAAGCGGGTGAAGGATGTGGAGATCCCTTTGCTAG GTGGTGGGATCAAAGGCCCAAGTCCTTCCATTTCAGTGTTTCCTCGTGATGGGCAAGTGAAGACAGAAGCTGGGCTGGGTGCG gaagcagctgaagacctggatgtgagaccaagcttttggctCATCCTtggatatgagttgatatga